The sequence ATATTGGTACATGATCCAAAAACTTAAGGAAAGGGAACTAGATCAGCAAATGCTGAACTCGGAGATTTCTCTGTCTTGTTCTACAACCCTAATACTTGTAGGAAAAGTATAATGTTTAAATCAGATACAAGCATTAGTTTTGAATCTGCAGTTTTATTTACTACATTCCTTTAGTATTTTTATGAAGGGGTAATTTTGTCTTATGTTCTACAGATTTCATTTACAAACCTCGTGTCAGTAGATGAGAGGCTTGTCTATAAACCACACCCTCACGAACCAGACAAGTGAGTACCTCTTTGTTCTGAGGTTGCTCTCTAGTGCAGACTTTGGCTTTGAAAATTCCTGTGATTTCCCTTGAACTTGATGAGGTTTAAATCACCTTTTTTATGGTAACTTgtataaaaaagaattaaatgtaCTGTCATTGTCTCTAGTGACATTGCTTCTGCAGAGCGCTACTGGGAAACTTAATGTCCTGCTATGATGGAGTCCAGTTTAGATCAGCTTTTTCGGGAGTTGTCCTGTGTCCTGTCTGGAACTAAGTTTGTATAGGTCTTCAGTTATCAGCTCCTTCTTTCCAATCTCTTCATCAGCCTGCGCACAGAAACTGTGCTAGCGGCACATTTATCTGCCTTTAGTCTATAATTTTTGAGCTtgggttttggtgtttggtttggggttttttttaaggcatcTTTAGAGCCTGCCGAGTCTGTACTCCTGGAAGTAGTGATAATTCTGAAGGATCTTTCTAGGGATTCTAACatgagaggtttttttatttcatgacaGTCAAAAATGTTAAATCCCTGTTGTTGAAGGGGATGTCTTAGTACCGTTTTCCTAGTATACTTTTCACACTATATCTGCTGTTTCCACTCTTAGCTTGCTGCTGCTAAAGAGATAAATAGTTGATTGCCACAAAGGGATGCTTGGACTTAGTGAGGACTCTTGTTTTTTATTGTATGAGTAGAAGCATAAAGCAGTTAAGCACTGTGGAAGTCGGTTGTGTTTATGGAGCAAGAAGTTCTGCGTTATACAACGAAGCTGATGAGGGAATGTACATGTTGGGGATGCGCGAGTTTCCTTCAGCAATGCATTCTTTTTCAAAGTAGTCAGAGTAATTCAGTTTCCTGCTCTCTGTTTCAGAACCATTTTGACACAAGAAGCAATAATATCTGTAAAAGGTGTCAGTCTCAGCAGTTACCTAGAAGGGCTAATGGCAAACACAATTTCTTCCAATGCTAATAAAGTAAGTATGACCCTTGCGTACAATGTGTGAGCACTGGCTAAatgacaaagggaagaaaaatctctatTTTACTTTTTGGCTTTGTCAACAATCTTAGGAAGGGTCCACATAGTCCTACTGCCTTTACTGTAGAGACTGAATGCTCAGCTTGCTGaacatcctcttttttttcctcttgtgagTGGAGATAATAAATTATTATTGGCAAAGCTCTCTGAATCTTCACTGGAAAAAGCATCTCCACTCATTTAACAGTCTGGCACTGTTGCTCTTTTGCTGCCCTCTTGATGCCATCTATTAGTTTTTGCTATTGAAAAAGGATATAGATCCAGACAGATCTGAAGTAGTTATGTGGGAGTAATGAAGTGGTGTTTTAGTTGAGAGTCTGTCCTCTGGGAATCCATAGTTGTCTGGAGTTCAGCCTCAAGAACGATAAAGCAATCTGGATAAAAAGTCTTTTGTGGCTCATAGCATGAGCACTGCTGACATAAGgaatttttcatgaaatgtaAGGCAGTACGTGTTCCTGCAGTACTCTGGttattgaaggaaaaaatatcagagaGGTATGTATTTCTGTacactttcttcctttttcaattATTGTGTCTTTAGTCATTTTTCAGTAAGACAGGGTTTAACCTATTTCCTTATTTGCTAAGCTTTATACACTGATAAACTTTTCTTTAACTGTAGGGCCGTGAAGCATTGGAATGGGTAATTAATAGACTGAATGCTGAAATTGAAGAGTTCACAGCTTCAGCAAGAGAAACCATGAGGAATtcaatggcagcagcagcatttgtaGAGAAATGATAGTAAATATACCTATATTACTAATGAGGTTTAACAATCTGAAGCTTCTCTTCAAACCTGAACACATGTATCCTTTGTTATTTAAAGGCATACTTGTATATTAGGCGtgtttcaaatttaatttgaataaaaGCTGAATTCTTACTAATGAGGCTGTTGCACAAAGCCTAGATAATATATTGGTTCAGCTGGACCGAATTTTGGttacagatgaagaaataattttcatttatagtTCCTGTATTTACATGAACACTAACTTATAATGTTTTAGATATGAAATAACCTCATTTAGTGATGAGGCTGCATATGGTGGAGGAGACTGGCATGTTAGGTTAACTTCtgtggaatttttatttttgtgtgactTACGGACTACCTCTTTTGGGACCAAGCCCAAAATTAAGCAGAATGGTTTATTCCAACATTGTTCTGTTTGTTAATATTTGATAGTTGTGTGATACAACTTGGTTTATAGAAAGTTTATTACTTGACACTTGAAATACAAAAGaatgtacaaaatattttttgataaGCTTTTTAACTTGTTTGGTTGAGCTAACATGGTACTCAAATTGTTTTTCAGTCAATTTGACTCAAATTGTTTTTCAGTCATGGCTCAtccatgaggatggagccaggctcttctcagtgacatcccttgacaggacaaggggcaatgggtgcaagctggaacacaggaggttccacataaatatgaggaaaaacttctttacggtgagggtgactgaacactggaacaggctgcccagagaggttgtggagtctccttctctggagacattcaaaacccgcctggacgcgttcctgtgtgatatgatctagggaatcctgctccggcagggggattggactggatgatctttcgaggtcccttccaatccctaacattctgtgattctgtgtcaaTATAGGTAAAACATACAAAGTGTCTCTTACCTACTAAAACCTAAATTCTGTTCCTAAACGTGACATTAATGAGCTGGGTGTgctgtaacttaaaaaaaatatttatcttaacCTTCTAGAAtaagtatttccatttctgaaagcCATTTAAATAAAGGGGTACAATAAGCATAGAGCCTTAAAATCTTGCAAGCTGCTAGGGCATCTAAGAATAGTAGGTGTTCACTTCAAAATTTCAAAGAACCACTTAAAGGACTAAAAAACCTTTGTGAAGTTGGCTAAAGAGATACCTAAACATAAGAGGAAGTGATATTTAAGAATGTTAACAATGCACTCATTAACTTGATCATGCTCCAAAAATAACCTGTTTTGTCAACTGAATATTGCGTTGTCCTTTAATTTAAACATACTGTTCTAAGTTCCAGAAGGTCCTTCACCTTTTGAACTAATTTGCTCACAATACAAGGctctttaaatgaaaaccttgagaataaaaagttttctacagtttgtgtttgtttcttggtACTCACTGTAGATTCTTGGTACTGTCACCAGTCATTAGCTGTAGGAACTTAAAGGTCAGACCTTGACATCCTGCCTTACATAGTATAGCAGTCTGCTGCTAGTCCTGGTGACTTCAGCCAAGGCTTTCTGTCCCATGAGGTTCCCTCAGtgtgaaggaaaaatggaaagacaTATCCCTGAATTAGCTGATGCTTGTGTTTTGGTGCCTGAGGCTTTTCCTGGAATTTTGATTCTAAGCTTATAAGTAATTTCAAGACTCTCTCTTAGCCTTTTAAGAACTGTAATGTCCCCTCTTCCAGCACATTTTACATTGCATGCCATTTCTGTTATATCAGAATTTCCTATTGAGTAGTGTCTGCTATGTAGAGAACCAGAGCTTATTTTAAGTGTTAAACACATGGGAACACAATCTTCTGTAAGATTTgtgtagggggaaaaaacaggtgtgtgggtatatatatatatatatatatttctaaaaatttaaCTACTCTAAGTGTTTTTCTAAGAAGAAATAGTTTGACACTACCTTAAGAAATCGAAATCATTGAGGTTTGCCATGCTTTTACAGGAGGTTATTACAACTGAAATagcatttccatttaaaaagtgTATGTGAAACTTCTGCGAAACTGTACCATCATTTCTGATAAAAAAGCAATGCTTGAAACTGATCTTAAATGTTTGTTTAGCCATTAGCATCACCTGGTATTTTaaggtcaatttttttttttcttttcctactttttctGCACTGAGAACTATATAGTATGAACTCACAGTTTGCccttgcactgaaaaaaaaactttaatttttgcaAGCATTCAACAACTTCTTGAAagatcattattttctttgctctattttatttatatgccTGCATTCTCATTCTGCCAGGAAGTATGGCTTTCTGTATGtggcacttttaaaataaaattttatctgaGTTCTGGCTAGTTCCTGAAAGTTTCTGAtcaatttgggttttttaactgCTAGGTGAGCAATCTAAAACGAGGAGGGTGAAGGTGAAGAAATACTCCGGAGTCAATAGGTTCTTTTATTGAAATGCACATTTACAGCTGCTGTggtctttttttgcttcttaatAACTGCTTTTTCTGCAAATGTGACACATGAACTAGCAACCAGATTTCAGAATTTGCTACATTCTGTGGCAAGATTGTCAGTCTACCTGGACTGGGATTTGTGTGCTACAATTTACCTGTTAAGGAATGCGTCTCTGCACATGGACTCTTAATGCTCACTACTGTTaagagcagaagagaacaaaatgtTTGGGTCTGTACAGTCATGTTAACAGCTTGCCTGTTTACCCGCAATTCTCACAAAGGGAGACCGCACCTGAAGAAGCTGTGCTTGATGGGGAATGGGGGACTGTGGGTGCAGCAGTTACAAAGTATGTCCTGTCCCATCACAGGAGAAGGAAGTAGGTGCCTGCCCTGTGCTCGGTAGGCATATACACGCAGCTGGTTTCTTCGCTAGCCACTTCAGCAAGTCCTGTGTTCCCTGTGGATCAGCTTCACAGAGCACTGCAGGGCTGCCTCACGGCTGGCAATGCTCCAGTGAACGTCAGGTGCTATGGATGAATGCACTGATACTGCAGTGAGTGTGACCTGAGGTAGTGCAGAGAAGCTCTGTGTTCTGGTGGTTAGAAGGAATGGAGGAAGTGGGTAAGAGAAAAGGGCTACAGCTGGAGGAGCAAAACTAAAGGACCaggaaaaagggaggagggagaggggagggggacggAAGGGGCAGACGGGGAGGAATGTGATGTGAATGCATCGATGGTGTGGTCTCTGGTGGATCCCTACCTGCTTCAGCTTGCCTAAATGGATTCATGTTTTTACCTTATCTGCAGATTTAGGCTTCTAAATCAGTAAAACTTCAAACTCACCCATGTAATTTTGCTGAGAAATAGAACAAAAGTGAGTAAGCTGTAGATCCAAAGCTCGGTGGCCTGGAGAATACTTTAAGATGGCACTGTTAAATCTCTTGTTCTCACTGCTCACCTTCTGAAATTTTTAGTAATAAAACATTAGTTTCCCTTGCTGTTCATTGTCTTAATTATTTTGGATGCCTTTCTCATGTTCCTGTGACCCTTAAGTACTCGAACACAGCTACTAATGATGTCTGCCAGGAGGAGAGAGACATGCTACAAGTCTCCAAAGCATCCTTCTAAAGCAAGTTGCGTCCAGAAATGCTATTACAGttaatttaaaaccagaagTTTAAATTGCAGTAGCTGGAAGTTGGAAGTCTTGGCACAAGCTTAATGCCCTCTTCTGTTGAGACTGAACACTTACATCATCTGCTGGTTCTAACAGAAACACAGTGCTTTTGAATTCTCAAATATTTGTATGGACATAGCCATATGCCTATGGAAAGATTCTTCTGAATGAAACTGATTACCTGATTTGTATCTAAAAGTTGaaacaagaaatacaaaaattacttttcctcaGGTTTGATATAAGAATTGGCCATACCAGTAGTGGGATTTTGGGGttagtaaagatttttttactgtaaattaCACTCACCTTGTCCTTCACTTCTTGATTTAAACAGGCTCAGGATAGCTAAAGCAGCAGTGTGTATAATGGATTAACTTGTTTTACATTTACTGCAAGGCATTCTAAGAACAACAGATCTACAGGGTTTAAAAATTTTTCAATGGTGTGTAGTTGTCTAGCTTCCATGTACCCATCTGCACTACAAACTTGTTAAAGACTTGTGTTTGTGCACCTTCCTAATTGCCTAGTACTCTCATGTTCTGCAAGGTACTGCTTTTGACGATATGAAATGATAAAAACTGCCTACcatggaagaaagcaaaccCCAAAATTTGGTGTGATACTGAAATGACTTGTGTCTATATGAACAGTAAAATAATACCACTTTCTTCAGTCAGCAAtagaaattaagtattttttaaaaggcttaatTTACCtaagaagtatttctttttgctgacaATGGGTGTCAGCACCTGTTCAGTCATATAGCAGTTAACTAGACATGTAAAccagttgtttgttttggaaaaaaacagaaaaatctttaacCGCCATTTCCTACAACATTGCTGATCTGTCTGTTGTGGTCTATATTTGCAGTTAAACTGTACAGCCTAGCATATTTCCAATAAATGTCATATACAGTAAAACTAAGCACACAGTGTCTAGTAACTGCAACCTTTCAAAGTCCCCTGGCATTGACAGATAGTTGGTTCAAAGGAAAGATCAGCATCCTGTTGAGGTTCACGTTTATAGAACTGAAAAGTGCCGATAAAGAGAGCTTGTATGAAAGCACTGAGTTATTTTAGAATCCTTCCATTTCTCAAGGTGAAGGTTGTTCTTTCACTTGCACAGGGCCTGTTCAGTTCTTTCTCAAATGATTTGATAGCTTTGCTTTATATGTTGCCATAAGATTGAATTATTCTAAAGGTGAGGTTACATGTTACAACTACACTGAACTAATTGCTTACCTTCAGTGAAAGGAAACAGTCTTGTGTCGGTTTGCCTGCCATCTTGTTCCTGGCTGTGCTGTCCTACTTCTTCCCTTGCACTGAAGATAGT comes from Nyctibius grandis isolate bNycGra1 chromosome 19, bNycGra1.pri, whole genome shotgun sequence and encodes:
- the PRELID3B gene encoding PRELI domain containing protein 3B; the protein is MKIWTSEHVFDHPWETVTTAAMQKYPNPMNPSVVGVDVLDRHVDASGKLHSHRLLSTEWGIPSIVKSLIGMCRTKTYVQEHSVVDPVKKTMELKSSNISFTNLVSVDERLVYKPHPHEPDKTILTQEAIISVKGVSLSSYLEGLMANTISSNANKGREALEWVINRLNAEIEEFTASARETMRNSMAAAAFVEK